One genomic window of Corynebacterium sp. sy039 includes the following:
- a CDS encoding SdpI family protein has translation MNTGIIIGTALSLCSLFLLTIGVLSWCNALRGNKIIGIRVPEVRKSEELWNAAHHVAGPIWVLASISLSFGGLMSFNAHGWEWLLPIAFCLITLVLISLGANLGARTAAILDQQQQQSTDQGCDCGGTCSTETNAEPAATPEVDVTALRRAAHTADAADSAHAGAEPAAKPVTEG, from the coding sequence ATGAATACCGGCATTATTATCGGCACTGCCCTCAGTCTATGCTCACTTTTTCTCCTCACCATCGGTGTCTTGTCCTGGTGCAATGCATTACGCGGCAATAAGATCATTGGTATTCGGGTTCCAGAGGTAAGAAAATCTGAAGAGCTTTGGAATGCTGCTCATCATGTCGCAGGACCCATATGGGTACTGGCATCAATCAGTCTTTCCTTTGGCGGACTCATGTCATTCAATGCCCACGGGTGGGAATGGCTTTTGCCGATAGCTTTTTGCCTAATCACATTGGTGCTCATTAGTCTTGGCGCTAATTTAGGTGCTCGGACAGCCGCAATTTTGGATCAACAGCAACAACAAAGCACTGATCAAGGGTGTGATTGTGGCGGCACCTGCAGCACAGAAACAAATGCAGAACCTGCTGCTACTCCCGAGGTAGATGTGACGGCTCTGCGTCGGGCAGCGCATACTGCAGATGCTGCTGATTCAGCTCATGCAGGTGCCGAACCTGCCGCTAAACCTGTTACAGAGGGCTGA
- a CDS encoding anthranilate synthase component 1, which translates to MEIFVEKRSVAYHEDVAGLFATLGGVTATDSVLLESSDIDSKKKTLCIGILDGAARVTCVGQQVYVEPLTTAGELIAQRIAEQLAEYLVEQRKDRTVVFAFPPADELDERKRLQAPNPSWVLRALQLEAGYQGEFLPFLGGAFASDYIETFEHFASVPPGSNSYPDYQFLLAQTYLRVDHLSEQAVIEAIGVDKEQLHAHLDQLAQLIDDFHSDYAPLAHTEEKAYAYAETTDDEFCAQVLKLQENIRQGDIYQVVPARTFRMDCPDAFAAYRTLRETSPSPYMFYVRGHVPAEFGEHILGSTTAQDFELFGASPETNLAFDAHTRQVELYPVAGSIPRGLNPDGTVNHELDIRAELEMRSNAKEIAEHIMLIDLARNDLARIAQPATRKVAEFMKVDRYSRIMHLVSRVVATLDTDLDALDAYRACMNMGTLTGAPKLRAIELIREVEGTRRGSYGGAVGYLSGNGSMDTCIVIRSAFVRGGTAFVQAGAGVVRDSVPIKEAYESYHKAYATLSAIAQAQGKKIEVITHD; encoded by the coding sequence ATGGAGATATTCGTCGAGAAGCGCTCAGTCGCTTATCACGAAGATGTAGCTGGGCTATTTGCCACCCTCGGGGGAGTAACTGCCACCGATAGCGTGTTGCTGGAGTCTAGTGATATTGATTCTAAGAAAAAAACACTCTGCATTGGCATTCTCGACGGAGCAGCTCGGGTTACCTGTGTGGGGCAGCAGGTATATGTCGAGCCATTAACCACAGCAGGCGAGCTCATTGCCCAGCGCATAGCTGAACAATTAGCTGAGTATCTCGTCGAACAGCGTAAAGACCGCACTGTGGTTTTTGCTTTCCCGCCAGCCGATGAGCTTGATGAGCGCAAGCGTTTGCAGGCTCCTAATCCCTCATGGGTACTGCGTGCTTTACAATTGGAGGCCGGGTATCAAGGCGAGTTTTTGCCGTTTCTAGGCGGCGCCTTTGCTTCGGATTATATTGAGACTTTTGAGCACTTTGCTAGCGTGCCTCCGGGGTCTAATTCTTATCCGGATTATCAATTTTTATTAGCTCAGACCTATCTGCGCGTTGATCACCTCTCTGAGCAGGCTGTTATTGAGGCAATTGGCGTAGATAAGGAACAACTCCACGCTCATCTTGATCAATTAGCCCAGCTTATCGACGATTTCCATAGTGATTATGCGCCATTGGCACACACAGAGGAAAAGGCATACGCCTATGCAGAAACCACTGACGATGAATTCTGTGCGCAAGTGCTCAAGCTCCAAGAAAATATCCGCCAGGGTGATATCTACCAGGTTGTTCCAGCGCGCACTTTCCGCATGGACTGTCCTGATGCTTTTGCGGCGTATCGGACTTTGCGCGAGACAAGCCCCAGCCCATATATGTTTTATGTGCGTGGTCATGTCCCAGCTGAGTTTGGTGAGCACATTCTCGGCAGCACAACAGCCCAGGACTTTGAGCTCTTTGGTGCTTCTCCAGAAACAAATCTGGCTTTTGATGCCCATACGCGCCAGGTTGAGCTTTATCCCGTTGCGGGTTCTATTCCCAGAGGCTTGAACCCCGATGGCACAGTTAATCACGAGCTGGATATTCGTGCTGAATTAGAGATGCGTAGTAATGCGAAAGAGATTGCTGAGCATATTATGCTTATCGACCTGGCCCGTAATGATTTAGCTCGCATTGCCCAGCCCGCTACTCGTAAAGTCGCTGAGTTTATGAAGGTGGATCGTTATTCTCGCATTATGCATTTGGTGAGTAGGGTAGTGGCTACCTTAGATACGGATTTGGATGCCCTCGACGCTTATCGCGCCTGTATGAATATGGGTACTTTGACCGGTGCACCTAAATTGCGCGCAATTGAATTGATTAGGGAGGTAGAAGGTACTCGGCGCGGTTCCTATGGCGGTGCTGTAGGTTATCTTAGCGGCAATGGTTCGATGGATACCTGCATTGTTATCCGCTCTGCCTTTGTGCGCGGCGGTACCGCTTTTGTTCAAGCAGGCGCCGGTGTGGTTCGTGATTCTGTTCCTATTAAGGAAGCATACGAGTCTTATCACAAGGCTTATGCCACATTGTCAGCTATTGCCCAGGCACAGGGGAAAAAGATTGAGGTAATCACCCATGACTAA
- a CDS encoding gamma-glutamyl-gamma-aminobutyrate hydrolase family protein (Members of this family of hydrolases with an active site Cys residue belong to MEROPS family C26.) — protein sequence MTKDIHVVLIDNRDSFIYNLVDTFLVGGYRCTVFRNNVTPGQVLAAKPDLICLSPGPGHPREAGSMMSIIEHALGTVPILGICLGFQALLDHFGGTVEMCGPVHGETDYMSLNQAGEASGIFSGLTITEQPGQTHSAPRVPVARYHSLGCTHVPHGMSALATCPSDIGEVIMAACTDNFVQNQQDSQDSTRDQAGAIGLQFHPESILTPQGPIILDRCIQKLLQH from the coding sequence ATGACTAAAGATATTCACGTTGTCCTTATCGATAATCGAGATTCTTTTATCTATAATCTCGTCGATACTTTCCTTGTTGGTGGCTACCGGTGCACAGTGTTCCGTAATAATGTCACCCCTGGGCAGGTTCTTGCAGCCAAACCTGACTTGATCTGTTTATCTCCTGGACCTGGGCACCCACGTGAAGCTGGCTCCATGATGAGCATTATCGAGCATGCTTTAGGCACGGTGCCCATACTAGGTATTTGTTTAGGGTTCCAGGCGCTACTGGATCATTTTGGTGGCACCGTGGAGATGTGTGGACCTGTTCATGGCGAAACAGATTATATGAGTCTTAACCAGGCGGGAGAAGCCAGCGGCATTTTTTCTGGCTTAACCATTACTGAGCAACCAGGACAAACACATTCCGCACCTCGCGTTCCAGTAGCACGCTATCATTCTTTAGGCTGCACTCACGTCCCTCATGGCATGAGTGCCTTAGCGACGTGCCCCTCTGATATTGGTGAAGTAATTATGGCGGCGTGCACTGATAATTTTGTGCAGAACCAACAGGACTCCCAGGACTCTACCCGTGATCAGGCAGGAGCTATTGGATTGCAATTCCACCCTGAGTCCATATTGACCCCTCAAGGACCTATTATTTTGGATAGGTGTATTCAGAAATTATTGCAGCACTAG
- the trpD gene encoding anthranilate phosphoribosyltransferase: MTNQTMLKTLLDYLDNPQPTIAQAQAVFQPLTQGEYDDIHIAALLATLRTRGETFADIVGAARAFLDAARPFPVSGAGIIDTAGTGGDGANTINITTGASLVTAAAGCKVVKCGNRSVSSRSGSADVLEELGIRLDADSDQALKELEDSNFTFLFAPAYHPAVAHVMPVRRALKLPTIFNTLGPILSPVRPELQIMGIAKPAMGQLIAEVFRELGRKRALVIHGSGTDEIALHGTTLFWELHEDGDITHYELSPQDLGVASQPLSALVGGDAQENARLMRASFSGSGAIAHRDALAVNAGAMLYLHDKVDSLAQGTHCAQELLDSGAVAEWLESRQKYSVKDGHHE, encoded by the coding sequence ATGACTAATCAAACCATGCTCAAGACGCTTCTTGACTATCTCGATAATCCTCAGCCCACCATCGCTCAGGCTCAAGCGGTATTCCAACCATTGACCCAAGGCGAATATGACGATATTCATATTGCAGCGTTACTCGCCACATTGCGTACTCGTGGTGAAACCTTTGCGGATATCGTCGGGGCAGCTCGTGCTTTTCTGGATGCAGCCCGACCTTTCCCCGTTTCAGGTGCGGGCATTATTGACACTGCTGGTACTGGTGGTGATGGTGCCAATACCATCAATATCACCACCGGTGCATCGCTGGTTACTGCTGCAGCTGGGTGCAAGGTAGTAAAGTGCGGTAATCGTTCAGTGAGTTCACGTTCAGGCTCTGCCGATGTGCTGGAGGAGTTGGGCATTCGTCTCGACGCGGACTCTGATCAAGCACTCAAAGAGCTTGAGGACAGCAACTTCACCTTTCTCTTTGCTCCTGCATATCATCCCGCAGTTGCCCATGTCATGCCGGTGCGTCGCGCCCTAAAACTCCCGACGATTTTCAACACTCTTGGTCCTATTTTGTCACCTGTGCGTCCTGAGCTGCAGATTATGGGCATTGCCAAGCCAGCGATGGGGCAGCTTATTGCAGAGGTGTTCCGAGAGCTTGGACGCAAACGTGCGTTGGTTATTCATGGCAGCGGCACTGATGAAATTGCTCTTCATGGCACAACCCTTTTCTGGGAGTTACATGAAGATGGTGATATTACGCATTATGAACTCTCGCCGCAGGATTTAGGGGTAGCATCTCAACCACTCAGTGCACTTGTTGGTGGTGATGCTCAAGAGAATGCACGACTTATGCGTGCCAGCTTTTCCGGTTCGGGAGCCATTGCACATCGTGATGCTCTAGCAGTTAATGCCGGAGCGATGCTCTATCTTCACGATAAGGTCGATTCTTTGGCACAAGGAACTCACTGCGCCCAGGAGCTCCTAGATTCCGGTGCAGTTGCCGAGTGGTTGGAGAGTCGTCAGAAATATAGCGTTAAGGATGGTCACCATGAGTAA